A single region of the Nomia melanderi isolate GNS246 chromosome 12, iyNomMela1, whole genome shotgun sequence genome encodes:
- the LOC116433644 gene encoding uncharacterized protein LOC116433644 isoform X1, which translates to MALVMLPCDLPWWPAVVKQLDRAAAARDSENLVEAMQRLHDMCKREEQCILKSISLDPEEDSQDPELFSGLASFLDADLDSAERGHVLGKTIPRMVERAKALRSCKPPQGLHFSLQQQGDCVEYSYGFVSSLIANAFFSTYPKRTAKTHPTLRDFNFTNFFKHLRNNGQKAKLKSIFHYYDYLDTENALDGKLVISRQVMTSKQWLTIEDWLESSVPLCPLMIRHEGRLERVEPETKVLRVCFASAKFGGGVLDGDVTQETVHIATHPEMLAAILSVEALEDNEALIVEGVRHVSRINDPRNRATFEALAKPNTVTVCCIDPEDYSTLPLPQFEEDNVLREMNKSLLGFRQRRVPSSPTDPVGKSELDPDGALSSRRLSPIGESFSSTPPETDADDKPVSANHDVREGKSTEQSKCDGPTEVRTRPNGKSVRPPSPHKTCKDASCTSRRSRFIVLGSSGEVLPVTRKSLGQMSVYSSCNSQSTDSFHSAKDVIDEDLEEEEQRLSKRYSSQLDTPERRGTFAQRLRDALKRESTATGGATSSNTSSGESSYAVGISVSGSHVYDQDIKVKRGGSRGFVLRDETVDEEFLKESLEAEQKWLGRFRQNQSTLQRRDTSASSRYSFSTEYNSDFCSELEEVYEQLAKWLEEPAAADESRELDARDRAVVRFAGSLLKRALSESFAGVPVQEGEPQPLIDSVDVNQRHKLALAVRSLSLELARQKNRRQQSIPSSFVRSQVSPDHYGTQVSDSEDVEYYEDALSNHTTSREVKDIQRKKLRTVTFTSELFQTLVDDETTVYLSNPVSLSTSGPIKDNLAQEFESHATLNIPRDSSPQSGGLLPVATGNWGCGSRLKGDPQLKLVIQWLAASLAGVPKLIYYTAGNPRLSKLDTVSRVLMDRHWSVGDLAAATLRFSLQIMEERTEGRNTLFEEIIGMDKPSP; encoded by the exons ATGGCTCTGGTGATGCTGCCCTGCGACCTGCCGTGGTGGCCAGCCGTGGTCAAGCAACTGGACCGCGCGGCCGCCGCCAGAGACTCCGAGAATCTCGTGGAGGCGATGCAACGCTTGCACGACATGTGCAA ACGCGAGGAACAGTGCATACTGAAAAG CATCAGCCTCGATCCCGAGGAGGACTCGCAGGACCCCGAGCTGTTCTCCGGATTGGCGTCGTTCCTCGACGCGGACCTCGACTCGGCGGAACGGGGACACGTGCTCGGCAAGACGATACCGCGGATGGTGGAACGGGCGAAAGCGTTGAGAAGCTGCAAACCTCCGCAGGGGTTGCACTTCAGCCTCCAGCAACAAG GTGACTGCGTCGAGTACAGCTACGGGTTCGTCTCGTCCCTGATCGCGAACGCGTTCTTCTCCACGTACCCGAAGAGGACCGCGAAAACCCATCCGACCCTGCGCGACTTCAATTTCACCAACTTCTTCAAGCACCTTCGAAA TAACGGACAGAAAGCGAAACTGAAAAGTATCTTTCACTACTACGACTATCTGGACACGGAGAACGCGTTGGACGGTAAACTGGTGATCTCCAGGCAG GTAATGACGTCGAAGCAGTGGCTGACCATCGAGGATTGGCTGGAGAGCAGCGTGCCCCTCTGCCCGCTGATGATACGGCACGAGGGTCGGTTGGAGAGGGTGGAACCGGAAACGAAAGTATTGCGCGTTTGCTTCGCGAGCGCGAAGTTTGGCGGCGGCGTGCTTGACGGTGATGTTACGCAAGAAACTGtacat ATAGCGACGCATCCCGAGATGCTCGCGGCGATTCTGTCGGTCGAGGCTTTAGAGGACAACGAAGCTCTGATAGTGGAAGGCGTTAGACACGTGTCTCGAATAAACGATCCCCGCAACAGAGCCACGTTCGAGGCTCTGGCCAAACCGAATACC GTGACGGTCTGCTGCATCGACCCCGAGGATTACTCGACGCTGCCCCTGCCGCAATTCGAGGAGGACAACGTGCTACGGGAAATGAACAAATCGTTGCTCGGGTTTCGGCAGAGACGCGTGCCGAGCAGCCCGACGGATCCGGTCGGCAAGTCGGAGTTGGATCCGGACGGCGCGTTGAGCTCTCGCAGACTCTCGCCGATCGGAGAGAGCTTCAGCAGTACACCGCCGGAAACGGACGCCGACGACAAGCCGGTGTCCGCGAATCACGACGTTAGAGAAG GGAAATCGACCGAGCAGAGCAAGTGCGACGGTCCGACGGAGGTTCGCACCAGGCCGAACGGCAAGTCCGTCAGGCCGCCGAGCCCTCACAAGACGTGCAAGGACGCCAGCTGCACCAGCAGGAGGAGCCGATTCATAGTCCTCGGCTCGAGCGGAGAAGTTCTGCCCGTCACGCGGAAGTCGCTCGGGCAAATGTCGGTGTACAGCAGCTGCAATAGCCAGAGCACGGACAGCTTTCACAGCGCGAAAGACGTGATAGACGAAGATCTCG AGGAGGAAGAGCAGAGGTTGAGCAAGCGGTACAGCAGTCAATTGGACACGCCGGAGAGGAGGGGGACGTTCGCCCAGCGTCTGAGGGACGCTCTGAAGCGCGAGAGCACGGCGACCGGCGGCGCGACTTCCTCGAACACCTCGTCCGGAGAGAGCAGCTACGCGGTAGGGATAAGCGTGTCCGGGAGTCACGTTTACGATCAAGATATTAA GGTGAAAAGGGGTGGCTCGAGGGGCTTCGTCCTCAGAGACGAAACCGTGGACGAGGAGTTTCTGAAGGAGTCGTTGGAAGCGGAGCAAAAGTGGCTGGGTAGGTTCCGGCAAAATCAATCCACGCTTCAGCGGAGAGACACGAGCGCTAGCAGTAGATACAGTTTCAGCACCGAATACAATTCTG ATTTTTGTTCGGAGCTCGAGGAGGTGTACGAGCAGCTAGCGAAATGGTTGGAAGAGCCTGCAGCGGCGGACGAGTCCCGCGAATTAGACGCGAGAGACAGGGCGGTGGTTCGGTTCGCCGGCTCGTTGTTGAAGAGAGCTCTCAGCGAGTCGTTCGCCGGCGTGCCGGTACAGGAGGGTGAACCGCAACCCCTCATTGATTCCGTCGACGTGAATCAAAGGCACAAGCTGGCTTTGGCCGTCAGAAGTTTGAGTTTAGAGCTAGCCCGACAAAAAAATAGGAGACAGCAATCA ATACCATCGTCTTTCGTACGTAGCCAAGTCTCACCGGATCATTACGGTACGCAGGTCTCAGACTCCGAAGACGTAGAATATTACGAAGACGCTTTAAGTAATCATACCACGTCGAGAGAGGTAAAGGATATCCAACGTAAAAAGCTTAGGACGGTAACGTTCACGTCCGAACTTTTTCAAACATTGGTCGACGACGAAACTACCGTGTATCTGTCTAATCCTGTTTCTTTAAGTACATCTGGACCCATAAAGGATAATCTTGCGCAAGAATTCGAATCGCATGCTACACTTAAC ATACCGAGAGACAGTAGTCCGCAATCCGGTGGATTGTTGCCTGTCGCCACTGGAAATTGGGGATGCGGATCTCGATTGAAAGGGGACCCCCAGTTGAAGCTTGTTATTCAGTGGCTCGCCGCTTCTTTGGCGGGCGTgccaaaattaatatattacacgGCAGGGAATCCCAGGCTATCGAAG TTAGATACTGTGAGCAGAGTACTGATGGACAGGCATTGGTCGGTCGGCGATCTGGCCGCCGCCACGTTAAGATTTTCATTGCAAATTATGGAGGAAAGAACCGAGGGAAGGAACACGCTGTTCGAAGAGATAATCGGCATGGACAAACCTAGTCCTTAG
- the LOC116433644 gene encoding uncharacterized protein LOC116433644 isoform X3, with amino-acid sequence MALVMLPCDLPWWPAVVKQLDRAAAARDSENLVEAMQRLHDMCKREEQCILKSISLDPEEDSQDPELFSGLASFLDADLDSAERGHVLGKTIPRMVERAKALRSCKPPQGLHFSLQQQGDCVEYSYGFVSSLIANAFFSTYPKRTAKTHPTLRDFNFTNFFKHLRNNGQKAKLKSIFHYYDYLDTENALDGKLVISRQVMTSKQWLTIEDWLESSVPLCPLMIRHEGRLERVEPETKVLRVCFASAKFGGGVLDGDVTQETVHIATHPEMLAAILSVEALEDNEALIVEGVRHVSRINDPRNRATFEALAKPNTVTVCCIDPEDYSTLPLPQFEEDNVLREMNKSLLGFRQRRVPSSPTDPVGKSELDPDGALSSRRLSPIGESFSSTPPETDADDKPVSANHDVREGKSTEQSKCDGPTEVRTRPNGKSVRPPSPHKTCKDASCTSRRSRFIVLGSSGEVLPVTRKSLGQMSVYSSCNSQSTDSFHSAKDVIDEDLEEEEQRLSKRYSSQLDTPERRGTFAQRLRDALKRESTATGGATSSNTSSGESSYAVGISVSGSHVYDQDIKVKRGGSRGFVLRDETVDEEFLKESLEAEQKWLGRFRQNQSTLQRRDTSASSRYSFSTEYNSDFCSELEEVYEQLAKWLEEPAAADESRELDARDRAVVRFAGSLLKRALSESFAGVPVQEGEPQPLIDSVDVNQRHKLALAVRSLSLELARQKNRRQQSVSDSEDVEYYEDALSNHTTSREVKDIQRKKLRTVTFTSELFQTLVDDETTVYLSNPVSLSTSGPIKDNLAQEFESHATLNIPRDSSPQSGGLLPVATGNWGCGSRLKGDPQLKLVIQWLAASLAGVPKLIYYTAGNPRLSKLDTVSRVLMDRHWSVGDLAAATLRFSLQIMEERTEGRNTLFEEIIGMDKPSP; translated from the exons ATGGCTCTGGTGATGCTGCCCTGCGACCTGCCGTGGTGGCCAGCCGTGGTCAAGCAACTGGACCGCGCGGCCGCCGCCAGAGACTCCGAGAATCTCGTGGAGGCGATGCAACGCTTGCACGACATGTGCAA ACGCGAGGAACAGTGCATACTGAAAAG CATCAGCCTCGATCCCGAGGAGGACTCGCAGGACCCCGAGCTGTTCTCCGGATTGGCGTCGTTCCTCGACGCGGACCTCGACTCGGCGGAACGGGGACACGTGCTCGGCAAGACGATACCGCGGATGGTGGAACGGGCGAAAGCGTTGAGAAGCTGCAAACCTCCGCAGGGGTTGCACTTCAGCCTCCAGCAACAAG GTGACTGCGTCGAGTACAGCTACGGGTTCGTCTCGTCCCTGATCGCGAACGCGTTCTTCTCCACGTACCCGAAGAGGACCGCGAAAACCCATCCGACCCTGCGCGACTTCAATTTCACCAACTTCTTCAAGCACCTTCGAAA TAACGGACAGAAAGCGAAACTGAAAAGTATCTTTCACTACTACGACTATCTGGACACGGAGAACGCGTTGGACGGTAAACTGGTGATCTCCAGGCAG GTAATGACGTCGAAGCAGTGGCTGACCATCGAGGATTGGCTGGAGAGCAGCGTGCCCCTCTGCCCGCTGATGATACGGCACGAGGGTCGGTTGGAGAGGGTGGAACCGGAAACGAAAGTATTGCGCGTTTGCTTCGCGAGCGCGAAGTTTGGCGGCGGCGTGCTTGACGGTGATGTTACGCAAGAAACTGtacat ATAGCGACGCATCCCGAGATGCTCGCGGCGATTCTGTCGGTCGAGGCTTTAGAGGACAACGAAGCTCTGATAGTGGAAGGCGTTAGACACGTGTCTCGAATAAACGATCCCCGCAACAGAGCCACGTTCGAGGCTCTGGCCAAACCGAATACC GTGACGGTCTGCTGCATCGACCCCGAGGATTACTCGACGCTGCCCCTGCCGCAATTCGAGGAGGACAACGTGCTACGGGAAATGAACAAATCGTTGCTCGGGTTTCGGCAGAGACGCGTGCCGAGCAGCCCGACGGATCCGGTCGGCAAGTCGGAGTTGGATCCGGACGGCGCGTTGAGCTCTCGCAGACTCTCGCCGATCGGAGAGAGCTTCAGCAGTACACCGCCGGAAACGGACGCCGACGACAAGCCGGTGTCCGCGAATCACGACGTTAGAGAAG GGAAATCGACCGAGCAGAGCAAGTGCGACGGTCCGACGGAGGTTCGCACCAGGCCGAACGGCAAGTCCGTCAGGCCGCCGAGCCCTCACAAGACGTGCAAGGACGCCAGCTGCACCAGCAGGAGGAGCCGATTCATAGTCCTCGGCTCGAGCGGAGAAGTTCTGCCCGTCACGCGGAAGTCGCTCGGGCAAATGTCGGTGTACAGCAGCTGCAATAGCCAGAGCACGGACAGCTTTCACAGCGCGAAAGACGTGATAGACGAAGATCTCG AGGAGGAAGAGCAGAGGTTGAGCAAGCGGTACAGCAGTCAATTGGACACGCCGGAGAGGAGGGGGACGTTCGCCCAGCGTCTGAGGGACGCTCTGAAGCGCGAGAGCACGGCGACCGGCGGCGCGACTTCCTCGAACACCTCGTCCGGAGAGAGCAGCTACGCGGTAGGGATAAGCGTGTCCGGGAGTCACGTTTACGATCAAGATATTAA GGTGAAAAGGGGTGGCTCGAGGGGCTTCGTCCTCAGAGACGAAACCGTGGACGAGGAGTTTCTGAAGGAGTCGTTGGAAGCGGAGCAAAAGTGGCTGGGTAGGTTCCGGCAAAATCAATCCACGCTTCAGCGGAGAGACACGAGCGCTAGCAGTAGATACAGTTTCAGCACCGAATACAATTCTG ATTTTTGTTCGGAGCTCGAGGAGGTGTACGAGCAGCTAGCGAAATGGTTGGAAGAGCCTGCAGCGGCGGACGAGTCCCGCGAATTAGACGCGAGAGACAGGGCGGTGGTTCGGTTCGCCGGCTCGTTGTTGAAGAGAGCTCTCAGCGAGTCGTTCGCCGGCGTGCCGGTACAGGAGGGTGAACCGCAACCCCTCATTGATTCCGTCGACGTGAATCAAAGGCACAAGCTGGCTTTGGCCGTCAGAAGTTTGAGTTTAGAGCTAGCCCGACAAAAAAATAGGAGACAGCAATCA GTCTCAGACTCCGAAGACGTAGAATATTACGAAGACGCTTTAAGTAATCATACCACGTCGAGAGAGGTAAAGGATATCCAACGTAAAAAGCTTAGGACGGTAACGTTCACGTCCGAACTTTTTCAAACATTGGTCGACGACGAAACTACCGTGTATCTGTCTAATCCTGTTTCTTTAAGTACATCTGGACCCATAAAGGATAATCTTGCGCAAGAATTCGAATCGCATGCTACACTTAAC ATACCGAGAGACAGTAGTCCGCAATCCGGTGGATTGTTGCCTGTCGCCACTGGAAATTGGGGATGCGGATCTCGATTGAAAGGGGACCCCCAGTTGAAGCTTGTTATTCAGTGGCTCGCCGCTTCTTTGGCGGGCGTgccaaaattaatatattacacgGCAGGGAATCCCAGGCTATCGAAG TTAGATACTGTGAGCAGAGTACTGATGGACAGGCATTGGTCGGTCGGCGATCTGGCCGCCGCCACGTTAAGATTTTCATTGCAAATTATGGAGGAAAGAACCGAGGGAAGGAACACGCTGTTCGAAGAGATAATCGGCATGGACAAACCTAGTCCTTAG
- the LOC116433644 gene encoding uncharacterized protein LOC116433644 isoform X7, with translation MALVMLPCDLPWWPAVVKQLDRAAAARDSENLVEAMQRLHDMCKREEQCILKSISLDPEEDSQDPELFSGLASFLDADLDSAERGHVLGKTIPRMVERAKALRSCKPPQGLHFSLQQQGDCVEYSYGFVSSLIANAFFSTYPKRTAKTHPTLRDFNFTNFFKHLRNNGQKAKLKSIFHYYDYLDTENALDGKLVISRQVMTSKQWLTIEDWLESSVPLCPLMIRHEGRLERVEPETKVLRVCFASAKFGGGVLDGDVTQETVHIATHPEMLAAILSVEALEDNEALIVEGVRHVSRINDPRNRATFEALAKPNTVTVCCIDPEDYSTLPLPQFEEDNVLREMNKSLLGFRQRRVPSSPTDPVGKSELDPDGALSSRRLSPIGESFSSTPPETDADDKPVSANHDVREGKSTEQSKCDGPTEVRTRPNGKSVRPPSPHKTCKDASCTSRRSRFIVLGSSGEVLPVTRKSLGQMSVYSSCNSQSTDSFHSAKDVIDEDLEEEEQRLSKRYSSQLDTPERRGTFAQRLRDALKRESTATGGATSSNTSSGESSYAVGISVSGSHVYDQDIKVKRGGSRGFVLRDETVDEEFLKESLEAEQKWLGRFRQNQSTLQRRDTSASSRYSFSTEYNSDFCSELEEVYEQLAKWLEEPAAADESRELDARDRAVVRFAGSLLKRALSESFAGVPVQEGEPQPLIDSVDVNQRHKLALAVRSLSLELARQKNRRQQSIPSSFVRSQVSPDHYGTQVSDSEDVEYYEDALSNHTTSREVKDIQRKKLRTVTFTSELFQTLVDDETTVYLSNPVSLSTSGPIKDNLAQEFESHATLNFCILREEITDHA, from the exons ATGGCTCTGGTGATGCTGCCCTGCGACCTGCCGTGGTGGCCAGCCGTGGTCAAGCAACTGGACCGCGCGGCCGCCGCCAGAGACTCCGAGAATCTCGTGGAGGCGATGCAACGCTTGCACGACATGTGCAA ACGCGAGGAACAGTGCATACTGAAAAG CATCAGCCTCGATCCCGAGGAGGACTCGCAGGACCCCGAGCTGTTCTCCGGATTGGCGTCGTTCCTCGACGCGGACCTCGACTCGGCGGAACGGGGACACGTGCTCGGCAAGACGATACCGCGGATGGTGGAACGGGCGAAAGCGTTGAGAAGCTGCAAACCTCCGCAGGGGTTGCACTTCAGCCTCCAGCAACAAG GTGACTGCGTCGAGTACAGCTACGGGTTCGTCTCGTCCCTGATCGCGAACGCGTTCTTCTCCACGTACCCGAAGAGGACCGCGAAAACCCATCCGACCCTGCGCGACTTCAATTTCACCAACTTCTTCAAGCACCTTCGAAA TAACGGACAGAAAGCGAAACTGAAAAGTATCTTTCACTACTACGACTATCTGGACACGGAGAACGCGTTGGACGGTAAACTGGTGATCTCCAGGCAG GTAATGACGTCGAAGCAGTGGCTGACCATCGAGGATTGGCTGGAGAGCAGCGTGCCCCTCTGCCCGCTGATGATACGGCACGAGGGTCGGTTGGAGAGGGTGGAACCGGAAACGAAAGTATTGCGCGTTTGCTTCGCGAGCGCGAAGTTTGGCGGCGGCGTGCTTGACGGTGATGTTACGCAAGAAACTGtacat ATAGCGACGCATCCCGAGATGCTCGCGGCGATTCTGTCGGTCGAGGCTTTAGAGGACAACGAAGCTCTGATAGTGGAAGGCGTTAGACACGTGTCTCGAATAAACGATCCCCGCAACAGAGCCACGTTCGAGGCTCTGGCCAAACCGAATACC GTGACGGTCTGCTGCATCGACCCCGAGGATTACTCGACGCTGCCCCTGCCGCAATTCGAGGAGGACAACGTGCTACGGGAAATGAACAAATCGTTGCTCGGGTTTCGGCAGAGACGCGTGCCGAGCAGCCCGACGGATCCGGTCGGCAAGTCGGAGTTGGATCCGGACGGCGCGTTGAGCTCTCGCAGACTCTCGCCGATCGGAGAGAGCTTCAGCAGTACACCGCCGGAAACGGACGCCGACGACAAGCCGGTGTCCGCGAATCACGACGTTAGAGAAG GGAAATCGACCGAGCAGAGCAAGTGCGACGGTCCGACGGAGGTTCGCACCAGGCCGAACGGCAAGTCCGTCAGGCCGCCGAGCCCTCACAAGACGTGCAAGGACGCCAGCTGCACCAGCAGGAGGAGCCGATTCATAGTCCTCGGCTCGAGCGGAGAAGTTCTGCCCGTCACGCGGAAGTCGCTCGGGCAAATGTCGGTGTACAGCAGCTGCAATAGCCAGAGCACGGACAGCTTTCACAGCGCGAAAGACGTGATAGACGAAGATCTCG AGGAGGAAGAGCAGAGGTTGAGCAAGCGGTACAGCAGTCAATTGGACACGCCGGAGAGGAGGGGGACGTTCGCCCAGCGTCTGAGGGACGCTCTGAAGCGCGAGAGCACGGCGACCGGCGGCGCGACTTCCTCGAACACCTCGTCCGGAGAGAGCAGCTACGCGGTAGGGATAAGCGTGTCCGGGAGTCACGTTTACGATCAAGATATTAA GGTGAAAAGGGGTGGCTCGAGGGGCTTCGTCCTCAGAGACGAAACCGTGGACGAGGAGTTTCTGAAGGAGTCGTTGGAAGCGGAGCAAAAGTGGCTGGGTAGGTTCCGGCAAAATCAATCCACGCTTCAGCGGAGAGACACGAGCGCTAGCAGTAGATACAGTTTCAGCACCGAATACAATTCTG ATTTTTGTTCGGAGCTCGAGGAGGTGTACGAGCAGCTAGCGAAATGGTTGGAAGAGCCTGCAGCGGCGGACGAGTCCCGCGAATTAGACGCGAGAGACAGGGCGGTGGTTCGGTTCGCCGGCTCGTTGTTGAAGAGAGCTCTCAGCGAGTCGTTCGCCGGCGTGCCGGTACAGGAGGGTGAACCGCAACCCCTCATTGATTCCGTCGACGTGAATCAAAGGCACAAGCTGGCTTTGGCCGTCAGAAGTTTGAGTTTAGAGCTAGCCCGACAAAAAAATAGGAGACAGCAATCA ATACCATCGTCTTTCGTACGTAGCCAAGTCTCACCGGATCATTACGGTACGCAGGTCTCAGACTCCGAAGACGTAGAATATTACGAAGACGCTTTAAGTAATCATACCACGTCGAGAGAGGTAAAGGATATCCAACGTAAAAAGCTTAGGACGGTAACGTTCACGTCCGAACTTTTTCAAACATTGGTCGACGACGAAACTACCGTGTATCTGTCTAATCCTGTTTCTTTAAGTACATCTGGACCCATAAAGGATAATCTTGCGCAAGAATTCGAATCGCATGCTACACTTAAC ttttgCATTCTGCGGGAAGAGATAACAGATCACGCGTGA